The following coding sequences lie in one Oryza brachyantha chromosome 10, ObraRS2, whole genome shotgun sequence genomic window:
- the LOC102713214 gene encoding lanC-like protein GCR2 isoform X2 codes for MGNGGGKRTKEERLAAAPALPSSSSAAPFSSSSSSRATKRQRAAAMADRYFPNDFPDFVAESPDGGPGLLSLPYRVVADRLRAAALRIKDEVVEETWTRARRQVTDYTLYTGALGTALLLFKSFQVTGDRADLSLAGDIVKECDAASRGLPFLTFICGRAGVCALGAMIAKHSDDQLLVTHYLSKFDEILVTENVPNELLYGRAGYLWACLFLNTHLGEKTIPIGHITSVAKDIIEEGRKLSNRVSCPLMYEWHGKKYWGAAHGLAGIMHVLMHTELEPDEKDDVKNTLLYMIRNRYPSGNYPSSEGSESDRLVHWCHGAPGVALTLAKAYQVFHDEHFKQSAAEAAEVVWNRGLLKRVGICHGVSGNAYVFLSLYRLTGNVEYLYRAKAFACFLLESADRLIADGTMHGGDHPFSLFEGKAGMAYLLLDMISPSESKFPAYEL; via the exons atggGAAACGGTGGTGGGAAGAGGACGAAGGAGGAGAgactcgccgccgctcccgcgttgccgtcgtcgtcgtcggcggcgccattctcctcctcctcgtcgtcgcgggCCACGAAGCGTCAgcgcgcggcggccatggcggacCGCTACTTCCCCAACGACTTCCCCGACTTCGTCGCCGAGTCCCCCGACGGCGGCCCCGGCCTCCTGTCGCTCCCgtaccgcgtcgtcgccgacagGCTCCGCGCCGCTGCGCTCCGGATCAAGGACGAG GTCGTGGAGGAGACTTGGACCAGGGCGCGGCGCCAGGTGACGGACTACACCCTCTACACGGGCGCTCTCGGGACGGCGCTCCTGCTGTTCAAGTCCTTCCAGGTCACCGGCGACCGTGCCGATCtctccctcgccggcgacaTCGTGAAAGAGTGCGACGCCGCGTCGCGTGGCCTGCC GTTCTTGACATTCATCTGTGGGAGGGCTGGGGTCTGCGCTCTCGGTGCAATGATCGCGAAACACTCCGATGACCAGCTTCTGGTCACCCACTACCTGAGCAAGTTTGATGAG ATATTAGTCACCGAGAATGTTCCCAATGAGTTGTTATATGGAAGAGCAGGGTATCTGTGGGCTTGCTTGTTCTTGAACACTCATCTCGGCGAGAAGACGATCCCCATTGGGCACATT ACTTCTGTTGCAAAGGACATCATTGAGGAGGGGAGAAAGCTGTCTAACAGAGTGAGCTGCCCCTTGATGTATGAATGGCATGGAAAGAAGTACTGGGGTGCTGCCCATGGGCTTGCTGGGATCATGCATGTCCTCATGCACACCGAACTGGAGCCGGATGAGAAGGATGATGTAAAGAACACTCTCTTATACATGATCAGGAACAGGTATCCTAGTGGCAACTATCCATCGAGTGAAGGCAGTGAATCTGATCGTTTGGTGCATTGGTGCCATGGTGCCCCTGGCGTTGCTCTTACACTCGCTAAAGCATATCAG GTCTTCCATGATGAACATTTCAAACAATCGGCTGCAGAGGCTGCTGAAGTTGTCTGGAACCGAGGACTTCTGAAGAGAGTTGGAATATGCCATGGTGTAAGTGGGAATGCCTAcgtatttctctctctctacagGCTAACTGGCAATGTTGAGTACCTGTACCGGGCTAAGGCTTTTGCTTGCTTTCTGCTTGAGAGCGCTGATCGGTTGATTGCTGATGGGACCATGCATGGTGGAGATCACCCATTTTCGTTGTTTGAAGGGAAGGCTGGGATGGCTTATCTCCTCCTAGACATGATTAGTCCATCAGAATCGAAGTTCCCGGCCTATGAACTTTGA
- the LOC102713214 gene encoding lanC-like protein GCR2 isoform X1 has translation MGNGGGKRTKEERLAAAPALPSSSSAAPFSSSSSSRATKRQRAAAMADRYFPNDFPDFVAESPDGGPGLLSLPYRVVADRLRAAALRIKDEVVEETWTRARRQVTDYTLYTGALGTALLLFKSFQVTGDRADLSLAGDIVKECDAASRGLPRRFLTFICGRAGVCALGAMIAKHSDDQLLVTHYLSKFDEILVTENVPNELLYGRAGYLWACLFLNTHLGEKTIPIGHITSVAKDIIEEGRKLSNRVSCPLMYEWHGKKYWGAAHGLAGIMHVLMHTELEPDEKDDVKNTLLYMIRNRYPSGNYPSSEGSESDRLVHWCHGAPGVALTLAKAYQVFHDEHFKQSAAEAAEVVWNRGLLKRVGICHGVSGNAYVFLSLYRLTGNVEYLYRAKAFACFLLESADRLIADGTMHGGDHPFSLFEGKAGMAYLLLDMISPSESKFPAYEL, from the exons atggGAAACGGTGGTGGGAAGAGGACGAAGGAGGAGAgactcgccgccgctcccgcgttgccgtcgtcgtcgtcggcggcgccattctcctcctcctcgtcgtcgcgggCCACGAAGCGTCAgcgcgcggcggccatggcggacCGCTACTTCCCCAACGACTTCCCCGACTTCGTCGCCGAGTCCCCCGACGGCGGCCCCGGCCTCCTGTCGCTCCCgtaccgcgtcgtcgccgacagGCTCCGCGCCGCTGCGCTCCGGATCAAGGACGAG GTCGTGGAGGAGACTTGGACCAGGGCGCGGCGCCAGGTGACGGACTACACCCTCTACACGGGCGCTCTCGGGACGGCGCTCCTGCTGTTCAAGTCCTTCCAGGTCACCGGCGACCGTGCCGATCtctccctcgccggcgacaTCGTGAAAGAGTGCGACGCCGCGTCGCGTGGCCTGCC ACGCAGGTTCTTGACATTCATCTGTGGGAGGGCTGGGGTCTGCGCTCTCGGTGCAATGATCGCGAAACACTCCGATGACCAGCTTCTGGTCACCCACTACCTGAGCAAGTTTGATGAG ATATTAGTCACCGAGAATGTTCCCAATGAGTTGTTATATGGAAGAGCAGGGTATCTGTGGGCTTGCTTGTTCTTGAACACTCATCTCGGCGAGAAGACGATCCCCATTGGGCACATT ACTTCTGTTGCAAAGGACATCATTGAGGAGGGGAGAAAGCTGTCTAACAGAGTGAGCTGCCCCTTGATGTATGAATGGCATGGAAAGAAGTACTGGGGTGCTGCCCATGGGCTTGCTGGGATCATGCATGTCCTCATGCACACCGAACTGGAGCCGGATGAGAAGGATGATGTAAAGAACACTCTCTTATACATGATCAGGAACAGGTATCCTAGTGGCAACTATCCATCGAGTGAAGGCAGTGAATCTGATCGTTTGGTGCATTGGTGCCATGGTGCCCCTGGCGTTGCTCTTACACTCGCTAAAGCATATCAG GTCTTCCATGATGAACATTTCAAACAATCGGCTGCAGAGGCTGCTGAAGTTGTCTGGAACCGAGGACTTCTGAAGAGAGTTGGAATATGCCATGGTGTAAGTGGGAATGCCTAcgtatttctctctctctacagGCTAACTGGCAATGTTGAGTACCTGTACCGGGCTAAGGCTTTTGCTTGCTTTCTGCTTGAGAGCGCTGATCGGTTGATTGCTGATGGGACCATGCATGGTGGAGATCACCCATTTTCGTTGTTTGAAGGGAAGGCTGGGATGGCTTATCTCCTCCTAGACATGATTAGTCCATCAGAATCGAAGTTCCCGGCCTATGAACTTTGA
- the LOC102713494 gene encoding epoxide hydrolase B-like, translating into MDQRIEHSYLLIRGLKLHIAHIGKGETATLLFVHGFPEVWYSWRHQMVAAAAAGFRAIAPDFPGYGLSEPPADLAQASWEGLMNDLLAILDSLSIPKVFLVAKDFGVKPAYDLALCYPDRVCGVVSLGVPPLVESLGFSELPEGFYIHRWKEPGRAEADFGRFDTRRILRTIYILFSKSEIPIAKQGQEIMDLADESTPMPQWFTEEDLSAYTNLYEKSGLMAAIQIPYRTKAVKAECANPRFQVPMFVIMGQKDYILKFPALKEYMSSEKLKEIAPDYEITYIPEGSHFVQEQFPDLVNRIMIDFVSKHV; encoded by the exons ATGGATCAGAGGATAGAACACTCCTACCTGTTAATCAGAGGCCTGAAGCTTCACATAGCTCACATTGGAAAAG GTGAAACTGCAACTCTGCTCTTCGTTCATGGCTTCCCTGAGGTATGGTACTCATGGAGGCACCAGAtggttgcagcagcagcagcggggTTCCGTGCTATTGCACCTGATTTCCCAGGCTATGGCCTCTCGGAGCCACCGGCTGACCTAGCACAGGCGTCATGGGAGGGCCTGATGAATGACCTCCTGGCCATTCTGGATTCCCTGTCCATTCCCAAG GTATTCCTTGTTGCAAAGGATTTTGGAGTCAAACCAGCGTATGATCTTGCTCTCTGTTATCCAGACCGTGTATGTGGTGTGGTGAGCTTAGGTGTGCCACCTCTTGTGGAAAGCCTTGGTTTCAGTGAACTTCCTGAGGGATTTTACATACACAGATGGAAG GAACCTGGGAGAGCAGAGGCAGATTTTGGCCGATTTGACACGAGGAGGATCTTGCGCACAATCTACATCCTCTTCTCCAAGAGTGAGATTCCTATTGCCAAGCAAGGGCAAGAGATCATGGACCTTGCAGATGAATCAACACCCATGCCCCAGTGGTTCACCGAAGAAGATCTCTCAGCATACACCAACCTGTATGAGAAGTCAGGTCTCATGGCTGCTATCCAGATTCCATACAG GACAAAGGCTGTAAAAGCAGAATGTGCTAATCCAAGGTTTCAAGTGCCAATGTTTGTGATTATGGGTCAGAAAGACTACATCCTCAAGTTTCCAGCACTGAAGGAATACATGTCTAGCGAAAAGCTGAAAGAGATTGCCCCAGACTATGAGATTACTTACATCCCAGAAGGATCCCATTTTGTTCAGGAGCAATTCCCTGACCTTGTGAATCGGATCATGATAGACTTTGTGAGTAAACATGTATGA
- the LOC102712937 gene encoding 60S ribosomal protein L27-3-like has translation MVKFLKPGKAVIVLQGRFAGRKAVIVRVFEEGTRDRPYGHCLVAGLAKYPKKVIRKDSAKKTAKKSRVKCFLKLVNFTHIMPTRYTLDVDFKDVASGGPDALATRDKKVAACKAAKARLEERFKTGKNRWFFTKLRF, from the coding sequence ATGGTGAAGTTCCTGAAGCCCGGGAAGGCGGTGATCGTGCTGCAGGGGCGGTTCGCGGGGCGGAAGGCGGTGATCGTGCGCGTGTTCGAGGAGGGCACCCGCGACCGCCCCTACGGCCActgcctcgtcgccggcctggCCAAGTACCCCAAGAAGGTGATCCGCAAGGACTCGGCGAAGAAGACGGCGAAGAAGTCGCGCGTCAAGTGCTTCCTCAAGCTCGTCAACTTCACCCACATCATGCCCACCCGCTACACCCTCGACGTCGACTTCAAGGACGTGGCCTCCGGCGGGCCCGACGCCCTCGCCACCCGCGACAAGAAGGTCGCCGCCTGCAAGGCCGCCAAGGCCCGCCTCGAGGAGAGGTTCAAGACCGGCAAGAACCGGTGGTTCTTCACCAAGCTCCGCTTCTAG